The following proteins are co-located in the Sulfitobacter guttiformis genome:
- a CDS encoding amidase has product MARQDKAQAILGLGAVAMRDRLASGALRAVDLVEACLARIAELEPQVGAWAWLDGDHALEQARRLDHLRQSGKPVGPLHGLPVGLKDIIDTKGIPTENGTPIDAGRVPSEDAWIVARLRAAGAIILGKTVTTECAFMHPGKTRNPHNSAHTPGGSSQGSAAAVAAGMVPFSVGTQTGGSVIRPASFCGIVGLKSTFGLIPRTGILPQSPFLDTVGVFARSVEDCALLAEVLAGHDPADTASAPMPMPRLLSVAQSNAPVLPVFAFAKLPGWDQADPQMIAATEDLVDLLGEQCFEVALPDLEDVAAIRERINFAEMAKCYYGLERRGRDLMSGKLKSAIDQGKSVLARDYIAALDWRELVNAGMDAVFARCDVLLCPAALGPAPEGLDDTGSALFNGIWTLSGMPAVTLPVFTAQNGMPMGIQLIAKRGDDARLLRTARWLAAYLENLDEEN; this is encoded by the coding sequence ATGGCCCGTCAAGATAAGGCACAGGCCATTCTCGGGCTGGGGGCGGTCGCGATGCGCGACCGCCTCGCCTCTGGGGCGCTTCGGGCCGTGGACCTTGTAGAGGCCTGTCTGGCCCGTATTGCGGAGCTTGAACCGCAGGTTGGCGCATGGGCATGGCTCGACGGCGATCATGCGTTGGAACAGGCGCGTCGTCTTGACCACCTACGTCAGTCCGGTAAGCCCGTCGGTCCGTTGCACGGCCTGCCTGTCGGACTGAAGGATATAATAGACACCAAAGGTATCCCTACCGAGAACGGTACGCCAATTGATGCCGGCCGTGTACCGTCCGAGGATGCGTGGATTGTCGCACGTCTTCGTGCTGCAGGGGCGATCATTCTTGGCAAAACCGTCACGACCGAATGTGCGTTTATGCACCCGGGCAAGACGCGCAACCCTCACAATTCTGCCCATACGCCAGGCGGCTCGTCACAAGGTTCGGCCGCCGCCGTTGCCGCCGGAATGGTGCCGTTTTCCGTGGGTACGCAAACGGGTGGGTCGGTAATCAGACCCGCTTCTTTCTGCGGTATTGTGGGCCTGAAATCAACGTTCGGGTTGATCCCGCGCACAGGTATTCTGCCGCAATCACCGTTCCTTGATACCGTCGGTGTTTTTGCACGCAGCGTCGAGGATTGCGCACTTCTGGCCGAGGTCCTTGCAGGCCACGATCCAGCAGATACAGCCAGTGCGCCTATGCCGATGCCGCGTTTGCTAAGTGTCGCGCAGTCAAACGCGCCCGTACTCCCGGTTTTTGCCTTTGCAAAACTCCCCGGTTGGGATCAGGCTGACCCGCAAATGATTGCCGCAACCGAAGATCTGGTGGACCTGCTGGGTGAGCAGTGCTTCGAGGTCGCACTTCCCGACCTTGAGGATGTTGCCGCCATTCGCGAACGGATCAATTTTGCCGAGATGGCCAAATGCTATTATGGGCTTGAGCGCCGCGGGCGTGATCTGATGTCAGGCAAGCTGAAGTCGGCGATTGATCAGGGCAAATCGGTTCTTGCGCGTGATTACATTGCCGCGCTGGACTGGCGGGAGCTGGTTAACGCAGGCATGGATGCGGTATTTGCGCGCTGCGATGTGCTATTGTGCCCCGCGGCTTTGGGTCCCGCGCCAGAGGGGTTGGACGATACCGGAAGTGCACTGTTCAATGGAATTTGGACTTTGAGTGGTATGCCTGCCGTAACGCTTCCTGTGTTTACTGCTCAGAACGGTATGCCCATGGGTATACAGCTTATTGCAAAGCGCGGTGATGACGCGCGGTTGCTGCGCACCGCACGTTGGCTAGCGGCTTATCTTGAAAACCTTGATGAAGAGAATTGA
- a CDS encoding alpha/beta fold hydrolase, translating into MTNLATEAQTDRRPSSFSGSLLSISMVTSYTPSADGTRIAFTSAGEATRPSILLIHGWAQQFICWQPIVEKLQDRFHIVAMDLRGHGASDKPENEAAYTNTELWAEDVKAVIDAADLKTPLLVGWSYGARVVAAYLSLMGDADIAGIALAGGVLAIGAERESWMAGAASPGLDRDLYTDDVPRRLEATARFLKACTTQPLEREIFAKMVGANMLCPAHVRRALFRADVDLRPVFEKSGCPALVIHGTQDEVVTCITGQAAAKCFKNGQYIAYEGIGHAPFLETPDRFAEDLSRFTMACQREGDQRIRT; encoded by the coding sequence ATGACAAACTTAGCTACAGAGGCGCAAACGGACCGCAGGCCTTCTTCTTTTTCAGGATCGCTGCTATCGATCAGCATGGTAACATCATACACACCATCAGCCGACGGTACCCGCATTGCATTTACCTCCGCTGGTGAAGCAACACGTCCCTCTATTTTGCTTATCCATGGCTGGGCCCAGCAATTCATCTGCTGGCAGCCTATTGTGGAAAAGCTGCAAGACCGCTTCCATATAGTCGCTATGGATCTGCGGGGTCATGGAGCTTCGGACAAGCCCGAGAACGAAGCGGCCTACACAAATACGGAGCTCTGGGCCGAAGATGTTAAGGCAGTGATAGATGCGGCAGATCTTAAGACGCCTTTGCTTGTCGGTTGGTCATATGGAGCACGGGTTGTTGCCGCCTATCTGTCCCTGATGGGAGATGCAGATATCGCTGGGATTGCTCTGGCAGGTGGGGTCCTCGCTATTGGAGCCGAGCGCGAGAGTTGGATGGCGGGCGCCGCAAGTCCGGGTCTGGATCGCGATCTTTACACAGATGATGTTCCACGACGTCTTGAGGCTACGGCACGTTTTCTCAAGGCATGCACAACGCAACCGTTGGAGCGCGAGATTTTTGCCAAGATGGTCGGCGCAAATATGCTTTGCCCCGCACATGTGCGTCGTGCCCTATTCAGAGCTGATGTCGATCTGCGACCTGTCTTTGAGAAGTCAGGCTGCCCGGCTCTAGTTATTCATGGGACGCAGGACGAAGTTGTTACCTGCATAACCGGGCAAGCTGCAGCCAAGTGCTTTAAAAATGGACAATACATTGCATACGAGGGGATCGGCCATGCGCCGTTTCTAGAAACACCTGATCGCTTTGCCGAAGATCTTTCGAGATTTACGATGGCATGCCAGCGCGAGGGCGACCAAAGGATCAGAACATGA
- a CDS encoding Gfo/Idh/MocA family protein, translating to MSVKTAIIGLGIMGRRMTEHMALHPGFTPVALWDPDPAACRAAQPFAPEARIVATPEEAIAAAELVYLACPPVPRKAYALAAADAGKALFLEKPLGIDIAESKALVAHLEQCDVPAAINFTQAAGAALTDVNEAARAGTMGDILGADIVVTYAAWPREWQKAADWLKFRSEGGPTREVISHFLFFAERILGPLSVVLAHPSYPPNPALCETQMLARLETHDGRPVSVMVSVGGAQPDRQELTIKGSRASRRISEFYIDEVSDGGPFTAAAERPKDPRATSLKAQLDDLLLCLERKPNRLATPQEALRVQILIEQMLAERT from the coding sequence ATGAGTGTGAAAACCGCTATTATCGGATTAGGAATTATGGGCCGCCGGATGACTGAGCATATGGCCTTGCATCCTGGCTTCACTCCGGTCGCCTTGTGGGATCCCGATCCAGCCGCTTGCCGTGCCGCGCAGCCATTCGCACCGGAGGCGCGGATAGTGGCCACACCGGAAGAGGCGATTGCGGCTGCAGAACTGGTTTATCTGGCCTGTCCGCCAGTGCCACGCAAAGCTTATGCTTTAGCGGCTGCAGATGCTGGTAAGGCCCTGTTTTTGGAAAAGCCGCTTGGTATTGATATCGCCGAAAGCAAGGCGCTTGTCGCCCACTTGGAACAATGCGACGTGCCGGCGGCGATCAATTTTACACAGGCGGCTGGTGCAGCCTTGACTGATGTGAACGAAGCTGCGCGAGCAGGCACCATGGGGGACATTCTGGGCGCCGATATAGTGGTGACATACGCCGCTTGGCCGCGTGAGTGGCAAAAAGCAGCTGATTGGTTGAAGTTTCGATCAGAAGGCGGGCCAACGCGGGAAGTAATCTCGCATTTTCTGTTCTTCGCGGAACGCATTCTTGGCCCCCTTTCGGTGGTCTTGGCGCACCCGTCTTATCCGCCAAACCCGGCTTTGTGTGAAACACAAATGCTGGCACGTCTGGAAACACACGATGGGCGGCCGGTGAGCGTCATGGTCAGTGTGGGCGGCGCTCAGCCTGATCGGCAGGAACTCACCATAAAGGGATCACGGGCCAGCCGGCGTATTTCAGAATTCTACATTGATGAGGTATCCGATGGTGGGCCGTTTACCGCCGCTGCGGAGCGTCCCAAAGACCCTCGTGCCACCAGTTTGAAAGCCCAGTTAGACGATTTGCTCCTTTGCCTCGAACGAAAGCCGAACAGACTTGCTACACCGCAGGAAGCCTTGAGGGTACAGATTTTGATTGAGCAGATGCTAGCGGAGAGAACCTGA
- the rlmF gene encoding 23S rRNA (adenine(1618)-N(6))-methyltransferase RlmF has translation MAPNPKLHPRNQHIEGYDFTRLVAQTPELEKFTIRNPRGQRTVNFQDAKAVRMLNRALLKTHYNIDFWDIPEGYLCPPIPGRVDYIHYLADLLADSNSQIIPRGGHIKALDIGTGASLVYPLTGQSEYGWSFTGVDIDTAALESARQISDENNLNVTLRRQIDPENIFIGAIEADDFFHLSMCNPPFHSSLEKAGKGTQRKWASLGKGRSNKLNFGGQHAELWCPGGEIGFIARMVEQSKSYKHQCLWFTSLVSKKDNLQPLNRILGRAKVDEFKIVEMAQGQKTSRFIAWTYIRQAQRSSFAASVGTPDVH, from the coding sequence ATGGCCCCCAACCCCAAGCTGCACCCGCGCAATCAACACATTGAAGGGTATGACTTTACGCGCTTAGTAGCGCAGACACCTGAGCTTGAAAAATTCACAATCCGGAACCCACGCGGTCAGCGGACTGTTAACTTTCAGGACGCGAAAGCTGTCCGAATGCTTAATCGTGCTCTCCTAAAGACGCATTACAATATAGATTTCTGGGATATCCCTGAGGGCTATCTCTGCCCGCCAATTCCCGGTCGTGTCGACTATATCCATTATCTCGCGGACTTGCTTGCCGACAGCAATAGTCAAATCATCCCGCGTGGTGGTCACATCAAAGCATTGGACATCGGCACCGGTGCAAGCCTGGTCTATCCCCTCACCGGGCAAAGCGAATACGGTTGGAGCTTCACGGGCGTTGATATTGATACAGCGGCACTCGAATCCGCAAGGCAGATTTCTGACGAAAATAATTTGAACGTCACTCTTCGGCGACAGATTGATCCCGAGAATATCTTTATTGGTGCTATCGAAGCCGATGATTTTTTCCATCTGTCGATGTGCAACCCGCCGTTTCATTCGTCTCTCGAAAAAGCGGGCAAGGGCACTCAACGTAAGTGGGCGAGCCTCGGAAAAGGCCGCTCGAACAAGCTTAACTTTGGCGGTCAACATGCAGAGCTTTGGTGTCCGGGTGGCGAGATAGGGTTTATCGCCCGAATGGTTGAGCAGAGCAAAAGTTACAAACATCAGTGTCTTTGGTTCACCTCACTGGTGTCCAAGAAAGATAACCTCCAGCCCCTCAACCGGATTTTGGGACGAGCTAAGGTTGACGAGTTCAAGATCGTCGAGATGGCACAGGGGCAAAAAACAAGTCGTTTTATTGCTTGGACTTACATCAGACAGGCTCAACGGTCCTCGTTCGCCGCAAGCGTTGGGACGCCGGATGTACATTGA